A genomic window from Diospyros lotus cultivar Yz01 chromosome 2, ASM1463336v1, whole genome shotgun sequence includes:
- the LOC127794389 gene encoding aminoaldehyde dehydrogenase 2, peroxisomal encodes MAIPHRQLFIDGKWREPVKKKRIPVVNPATEESIGDIPAATEEDVDIAVDSARRALARNKGKDWASASGAHRAKYLRAIAAKITELKSELAKLEAIDCGKPLEEAAWDMDDVAGCFEYYADIAEGLDAKQKAPVSLPMETFKSHVLKEPIGVVGLITPWNYPLLMATWKVAPALAAGCAAILKPSELASVTCLELAEVCREVGLPPGVLNILTGLGPEAGAPLASHPHVDKIAFTGSTTTGSKIMMAAAQIVKPVTLELGGKSPILVFEDVDLDKAAEWIMFGCFWTNGQICSATSRLVVQESIATELLDRLAKWCKSIKISDPLEEGCRLGPVVSAGQYEKIMELISTARNEGATILCGGVRPQHLKKGYFVEPTIISDVTTSMQIWREEVFGPVLCVKTFSTEDEAIALANDTHYGLAAAVISKDLERCERMTKALEAGIVWVNCSQPCFCQAPWGGKKRSGFGRELGEWGLDNYLSVKQVTQYVSDEPWGWYPRPKL; translated from the exons ATGGCGATTCCGCATCGTCAGCTGTTCATTGACGGCAAGTGGAGAGAACCTGTCAAGAAGAAACGCATTCCCGTCGTCAATCCTGCTACCGAAGAAAGCATAG GGGATATTCCTGCTGCTACAGAAGAAGATGTGGACATTGCCGTAGATTCTGCTCGCAGAGCCCTTGCCCGAAATAAAGGGAAAGATTGGGCATCAGCCTCTGGGGCACATAGGGCTAAGTATTTGCGTGCTATAGCTGCCAAG ATAACAGAACTGAAGTCTGAACTAGCTAAACTGGAAGCTATTGATTGCGGAAAACCCCTGGAGGAAGCTGCATGGGATATG GATGACGTGGCTGGATGTTTTGAGTACTATGCAGACATTGCTGAAGGCTTGGATGCAAAGCAAAAGGCTCCTGTGTCTCTTCCAATGGAGACATTCAAGTCTCATGTTTTAAAGGAACCAATTGGTGTTGTTGGACTTATCACTCCATG GAATTACCCTCTATTGATGGCTACATGGAAAGTTGCCCCTGCCCTGGCTGCTGGTTGTGCTGCAATTCTCAAGCCGTCTGAGTTGGCATCAGT TACTTGCTTGGAGTTGGCTGAAGTTTGTAGAGAGGTGGGTCTTCCTCCAGGTGTCCTTAATATTCTGACTGGATTAGGCCCAGAAGCTGGTGCACCCCTGGCATCTCATCCGCACGTTGACAAG ATTGCATTTACTGGAAGTACAACCACTGGCAGCAAGATCATGATGGCTGCAGCACAAATTGTCAAG CCAGTCACACTTGAACTTGGTGGGAAAAGCCCCATTCTCGTCTTTGAGGATGTGGACCTTGATAAAG CTGCTGAATGGATAATGTTTGGTTGCTTTTGGACAAATGGTCAGATTTGTAGTGCAACCTCTCGCCTGGTAGTGCAA GAAAGCATAGCTACAGAACTTTTGGACAGACTTGCGAAGTGGTGCAAAAGCATTAAAATATCAGACCCTTTGGAAGAAGGCTGCCGGCTTGGCCCTGTTGTTAGTGCAGGTCAG TATGAGAAGATAATGGAGCTCATCTCGACAGCTAGGAATGAAGGTGCAACTATCTTGTGTGGCGGGGTTCGTCCTCAG CACTTGAAGAAAGGTTACTTTGTTGAGCCAACCATCATAAGCGACGTAACCACCTCTATGCAAATTTGGAGAGAGGAAGTCTTTGGACCTGTTCTGTGTGTTAAAACATTTAGCACTGAAGATGAAGCCATTGCACTGGCAAATGACACCCA TTATGGCCTAGCTGCTGCTGTGATATCCAAAGATCTGGAAAGGTGTGAGCGGATGACAAAG GCTCTCGAAGCAGGCATTGTCTGGGTAAACTGTTCACAGCCTTGCTTTTGTCAAGCTCCATGGGGAGGCAAGAAGCGCAGTGGTTTTGGGCGTGAATTAGGAGAATG GGGGCTTGATAACTACTTGAGCGTGAAGCAGGTAACCCAGTACGTATCTGATGAGCCATGGGGTTGGTATCCAAGGCCAAAGCTTTGA